A genomic window from Bacteroidetes bacterium SB0662_bin_6 includes:
- a CDS encoding Gfo/Idh/MocA family oxidoreductase yields MPASLRSVRRAPGLSRRAFLGTLGKTGAAFAAAPLIVPRNVLGGPGFLAPSDTVNVACVGVGGMGKVNLANMNDVAITGLCDVDLDFTAPAFETWPKAARYQDYRRMFDEISDDIDGVVIATPDHTHALITLAAMERGIHVYTQKPLTWSVWEARQLGLAAERYDVVTQMGNQGRSSNELYDIAEHVKGGTIGEVGEVHVWTNRPIWPQGMDLPSVLKRKPDGIDWDLYLGPAANMAYDPAFHPFVWRGWVPFGTGALGDIAAHSFAFVATALDLGAPTTVETRSSAFNGHSYPVASTTFFEFPAHGERGPVRLTWYDGGFKPPRPEGLSDGEWLNSNGMMYVGSKGTLLHMGGVRLMPGDLAENTPPRLYDRIANESHENNWVRAIRGEENASSPFAFAAPLTETVLLGVVSLLAGNKKIHWDAENLRITNLPEANRYLRRTPRKGWELPAVDAG; encoded by the coding sequence ATGCCTGCTTCCTTGAGATCCGTCCGCCGGGCACCCGGCCTGTCCCGCCGCGCTTTCCTCGGCACGCTCGGTAAAACGGGCGCCGCGTTTGCCGCCGCTCCGCTCATCGTACCGAGAAACGTGCTCGGCGGCCCGGGTTTCCTGGCCCCCAGCGATACGGTGAACGTAGCCTGCGTCGGGGTCGGGGGCATGGGCAAAGTCAATCTGGCGAACATGAACGATGTCGCCATCACAGGCCTTTGCGATGTGGACCTGGACTTCACCGCGCCCGCTTTCGAGACCTGGCCCAAGGCGGCCCGGTACCAGGATTACCGCCGCATGTTCGATGAAATAAGCGATGACATCGACGGAGTCGTGATCGCCACGCCGGACCACACGCACGCCCTCATTACCCTGGCGGCCATGGAACGCGGCATCCATGTATACACCCAGAAGCCGCTTACGTGGTCGGTATGGGAGGCGCGGCAGCTGGGCCTTGCCGCCGAACGGTACGACGTCGTCACGCAGATGGGAAACCAGGGGCGTTCCTCGAACGAACTCTACGACATCGCCGAACACGTCAAGGGAGGCACGATCGGAGAAGTCGGGGAAGTGCATGTGTGGACGAACCGCCCCATCTGGCCGCAGGGCATGGACCTGCCTTCCGTGCTGAAACGGAAGCCGGACGGCATCGACTGGGACCTGTACCTCGGCCCCGCTGCGAACATGGCCTACGACCCGGCCTTCCATCCGTTCGTCTGGCGCGGGTGGGTCCCCTTCGGCACGGGAGCGCTGGGCGACATCGCAGCACACTCCTTCGCCTTCGTGGCCACGGCGCTGGACCTCGGTGCGCCCACCACGGTAGAAACCCGGTCCTCCGCCTTCAACGGCCACTCCTACCCGGTCGCTTCGACCACCTTCTTCGAATTCCCCGCGCACGGGGAACGCGGGCCGGTACGGCTTACCTGGTACGACGGCGGGTTCAAACCTCCGCGCCCCGAAGGCCTCTCCGACGGCGAATGGCTGAATTCGAACGGCATGATGTATGTCGGCTCGAAGGGTACGCTGCTGCATATGGGCGGCGTGCGCTTGATGCCCGGCGATCTCGCGGAGAACACCCCTCCCCGGCTGTACGACCGCATCGCGAACGAGAGCCACGAAAACAACTGGGTGCGCGCGATCCGGGGCGAAGAAAACGCCTCGTCGCCCTTCGCCTTCGCTGCCCCCCTCACCGAGACCGTGCTGCTCGGCGTCGTCTCGCTCCTTGCGGGCAATAAAAAGATTCACTGGGACGCGGAAAACCTCCGCATTACGAACCTGCCGGAAGCCAACCGGTATCTGCGCCGTACGCCGCGGAAAGGCTGGGAACTCCCCGCCGTCGACGCGGGGTGA
- a CDS encoding DUF1080 domain-containing protein, translating into MTSNMRIATLLPLFAAACLLMPVALQAQAPEPTILFQPVKVDAPPHDPANGSYWFGPFSETASVVDIDNDGDLDIVAGRNWYEAPLWIKHENFRSGGDVNGPETENNSEFPMDVDGDGCTDIVSSGWMFMKGVYWYKNPCNKIDTWASHKVHQAFNMEGVEGHHDIDGDGDKDILVNHWGLYEDQGMTWLENIGEHPYFIEHVVGYDVDMHGNGMDDIDMDGDPDIATPLGWYENPGGEAAKGMWTYHDDWKFESLKERIASAASHPILVHDVNEDGLNDVIIGSAHAYGLAWYEQKMEDGERSFEEHWLESEYTQFHTMTLGDLNGDGKDDLVTGRRLMAHYGRDIGAFEPLFGFWYDLNAGDPIRHILFYNHLPRYGYEASLNPSPNYAFGMGMNVHVVDMNGDGRNDVVNPSKAGLYIFYNEGAPPTPGDAYRLPTYDEYDTWRAWGEYGTLFNGRDFSGWVIPEGDGGHWKVEDFMIKYDALSEAEVKHLFTEEEYCDYNLHVEWRFPEASGIFDMPNILPDGTYETDDDGNIVTNPTPNSDSGILLRGSYDQANIWNWGVGSGELWGVRTNENNAPEVRAAAVPSKRMDHPVGEWNEFDIRMIGDRVTVRLNGEEVIHNALVPGIPECGPIGLQHHGGMIEETGEMDPTSSVIEFRNIWIDPIDDEQREDLARMDYPEGWEILFGGREEDLENWVAGEGHSWVVRDGMILLDREFDNSMPNEHYLWAKDTYGDFVLEVEFKTVENSNSGIFIRTEDIADPVFTGIEVQVNNSYGRPTSQGSTTGTLYDLVKPHTNPVYPPGEWNWLRVFAFDNQIITEVNGVRVAQADLDQWTTAHMNPSGARNKFTRALRDFAREGRIGLQDHGRPVWYRHVRIMRLDDASSLKRALNPAYR; encoded by the coding sequence ATGACCTCAAACATGCGAATTGCGACCTTGCTGCCGCTTTTTGCGGCGGCCTGTCTTCTTATGCCTGTTGCGCTCCAGGCGCAAGCCCCCGAACCCACTATTCTGTTCCAGCCCGTCAAGGTGGACGCGCCGCCCCACGATCCGGCGAACGGATCGTACTGGTTCGGCCCGTTCTCGGAAACCGCGAGCGTCGTGGACATCGACAACGACGGGGATCTGGATATCGTGGCCGGCCGCAACTGGTACGAAGCTCCTCTCTGGATCAAGCATGAAAATTTCCGCAGCGGCGGGGATGTGAATGGTCCGGAAACCGAGAACAACTCCGAGTTCCCCATGGATGTGGACGGCGATGGCTGCACGGATATCGTGAGCTCGGGCTGGATGTTCATGAAGGGTGTCTACTGGTACAAGAATCCCTGCAACAAGATCGACACGTGGGCTTCGCACAAGGTGCACCAGGCGTTTAATATGGAGGGCGTCGAGGGACACCATGACATCGATGGCGACGGCGACAAGGATATTCTGGTGAACCACTGGGGGCTCTACGAGGATCAGGGCATGACGTGGCTGGAGAACATTGGTGAGCACCCGTATTTCATCGAGCATGTAGTAGGGTACGACGTGGATATGCACGGGAACGGCATGGACGACATTGACATGGACGGCGATCCAGACATTGCGACACCGCTGGGCTGGTATGAAAACCCGGGCGGCGAAGCGGCAAAGGGTATGTGGACCTACCACGACGATTGGAAATTCGAATCGCTCAAGGAGCGGATCGCCAGTGCGGCCTCCCACCCGATTCTGGTGCATGACGTGAACGAGGACGGCCTGAACGACGTCATTATCGGGTCTGCGCATGCGTACGGGCTTGCCTGGTATGAGCAGAAGATGGAGGACGGCGAACGGTCGTTCGAGGAACACTGGCTCGAAAGCGAGTATACCCAGTTTCACACGATGACGCTGGGCGATCTGAACGGCGATGGCAAGGACGATCTGGTGACGGGACGCCGGCTGATGGCGCACTACGGCAGGGACATCGGAGCGTTCGAGCCGCTTTTCGGTTTTTGGTATGATTTGAACGCAGGCGACCCGATACGGCACATTCTGTTCTACAATCACCTTCCCCGGTACGGATACGAGGCGAGCCTGAATCCGTCGCCGAATTATGCGTTCGGCATGGGCATGAATGTGCATGTGGTGGACATGAACGGCGACGGGCGCAACGATGTCGTGAATCCGAGCAAGGCGGGTCTGTATATCTTCTACAACGAAGGCGCTCCGCCTACGCCGGGCGATGCGTACCGCCTGCCCACGTACGACGAGTACGACACCTGGCGCGCCTGGGGCGAGTACGGCACGTTGTTCAACGGCAGGGACTTCAGTGGCTGGGTCATTCCGGAAGGCGACGGCGGGCACTGGAAAGTCGAGGACTTTATGATCAAGTACGACGCCCTCTCGGAAGCGGAAGTGAAGCACCTCTTCACGGAGGAGGAGTACTGCGATTACAACCTGCATGTGGAGTGGCGCTTCCCGGAGGCTTCGGGTATCTTCGACATGCCGAATATCCTCCCGGACGGCACGTACGAAACGGATGACGACGGGAATATCGTCACGAACCCCACGCCGAACTCGGATTCGGGTATTCTCCTGCGCGGATCGTATGACCAGGCGAATATCTGGAACTGGGGCGTGGGCTCCGGCGAGCTCTGGGGGGTGCGCACGAACGAGAACAACGCGCCGGAAGTACGCGCGGCGGCGGTTCCGTCCAAACGGATGGATCATCCGGTCGGGGAGTGGAACGAATTCGACATCCGGATGATCGGCGACCGGGTTACGGTGCGTCTGAACGGGGAAGAGGTCATTCATAATGCACTCGTTCCCGGTATTCCCGAGTGCGGTCCCATCGGACTCCAGCATCACGGGGGTATGATCGAGGAGACGGGCGAAATGGATCCGACCTCCAGCGTCATTGAGTTCCGCAACATCTGGATCGACCCGATCGACGACGAGCAGCGGGAAGACCTTGCTCGCATGGACTATCCGGAGGGATGGGAAATCCTGTTCGGCGGCCGCGAGGAGGACCTGGAGAACTGGGTTGCCGGAGAAGGCCATTCCTGGGTAGTCCGGGACGGCATGATCCTGCTCGACCGCGAGTTCGATAATTCCATGCCGAACGAACACTACCTCTGGGCGAAGGACACCTACGGGGATTTCGTGCTGGAAGTCGAGTTCAAGACGGTCGAGAATTCGAACAGCGGTATTTTTATCCGTACGGAAGACATTGCCGACCCGGTATTTACGGGAATCGAGGTGCAGGTGAACAATTCTTACGGCAGGCCGACGAGTCAGGGGAGCACGACCGGTACACTCTACGATCTGGTCAAGCCACACACCAATCCCGTGTATCCGCCGGGCGAATGGAACTGGCTGCGCGTTTTTGCCTTTGACAACCAGATCATTACCGAAGTGAACGGCGTGCGCGTGGCCCAGGCGGATCTGGACCAGTGGACCACGGCGCACATGAACCCGAGCGGCGCGAGGAACAAGTTCACGCGCGCCCTCCGGGACTTTGCGAGGGAAGGCCGTATCGGTTTGCAGGATCACGGCCGCCCGGTCTGGTACCGCCATGTGCGCATCATGCGCCTCGACGATGCTTCGTCGCTCAAGCGCGCGCTGAATCCGGCGTACCGGTAA
- a CDS encoding ThuA domain-containing protein has translation MKNEEPVVRGHVPRLSVIFFLTAFLLAGQALVDTPAAAQDEGEAQDEAVVQEADDLAVLVFSKTAGFRHRSIEDGAQALREIGEGSGFSVTHTEDSTVFASPDLAGYGAVVFLNTTGDVLNDEQQAAFEQYIQEGGGYVGIHAAADTEYDWAWYGELVGGYFASHPHVQPADIVVSDREFPATAHLPEVWTRTDEWYDYRANPRGNVHVLAVLVEASYEGGRMGDDHPIAWAHEYDGGRAIYTGGGHTSESYEEPLFREHLHQAILWAAGRVDGDVSLD, from the coding sequence ATGAAAAACGAAGAACCGGTAGTGCGGGGGCACGTCCCCCGCTTGTCCGTAATCTTTTTCCTTACAGCCTTTCTTCTGGCGGGGCAAGCCCTTGTCGACACGCCGGCTGCCGCGCAGGATGAGGGCGAGGCACAGGACGAGGCCGTCGTGCAGGAGGCGGACGATCTTGCCGTCCTTGTGTTCAGCAAAACGGCAGGGTTCCGTCACCGATCCATTGAGGATGGCGCCCAAGCGCTTCGGGAAATCGGCGAGGGGAGCGGTTTCTCGGTCACGCACACGGAAGACAGTACGGTGTTCGCCTCGCCGGATCTGGCCGGCTACGGCGCGGTGGTGTTCCTGAACACCACGGGCGACGTGCTGAATGACGAGCAGCAGGCGGCCTTTGAGCAATACATTCAGGAAGGCGGCGGGTATGTCGGCATACATGCGGCGGCGGATACCGAATACGACTGGGCCTGGTACGGTGAGCTTGTAGGGGGCTATTTCGCCAGCCATCCGCATGTTCAGCCGGCCGATATTGTGGTGTCTGACCGGGAGTTTCCCGCCACGGCGCATCTGCCGGAGGTTTGGACGCGCACGGACGAATGGTACGATTACAGGGCGAACCCGCGCGGCAATGTTCACGTGCTGGCCGTGCTCGTCGAAGCAAGTTACGAGGGCGGCAGGATGGGCGACGACCACCCCATCGCATGGGCGCATGAATACGACGGCGGGCGCGCTATTTATACCGGCGGCGGGCATACCTCGGAAAGCTACGAGGAGCCGCTGTTCCGCGAGCACTTGCACCAGGCTATTCTGTGGGCGGCAGGCCGCGTGGACGGGGACGTCAGTCTGGATTGA